A region of Bacteroidota bacterium DNA encodes the following proteins:
- a CDS encoding YggS family pyridoxal phosphate-dependent enzyme, giving the protein MSIAANIEKIKQELDQNIKLIAVSKTKPVETLMEAYQAGQKIFGENKVQELVSKYEQMPKDIEWHMIGHLQSNKVKYIIPFVSLIHSVDSLNLLTEIDKQAAKLNKKQAVLLQVSIADEETKFGLEEAELLNIVKQYGDNAFKNIDITGLMGMATFTDDEVKIANEFAHLKTIFNQLQQNYLSTHPSFAQLSMGMSSDYKIAVAQGSTMVRIGSTIFGTR; this is encoded by the coding sequence AACAAGAACTAGACCAAAATATTAAATTAATTGCAGTAAGTAAAACCAAACCTGTTGAAACCCTTATGGAAGCCTACCAAGCAGGGCAAAAAATATTTGGCGAAAACAAGGTACAGGAGCTGGTAAGCAAATATGAACAAATGCCAAAGGATATTGAATGGCATATGATAGGCCATTTGCAAAGCAATAAGGTAAAATATATTATTCCGTTTGTAAGCCTTATTCATTCGGTTGATAGCTTAAACCTATTAACGGAAATAGATAAACAAGCAGCTAAACTGAATAAAAAACAAGCAGTTTTGCTACAAGTAAGCATTGCTGACGAAGAAACCAAGTTTGGTTTGGAGGAAGCAGAATTACTCAATATAGTAAAGCAATACGGTGATAATGCTTTTAAAAACATTGATATAACAGGGCTCATGGGTATGGCTACCTTTACGGATGATGAAGTAAAAATAGCCAATGAATTTGCCCATTTAAAAACCATTTTTAACCAATTGCAACAAAACTATTTAAGTACACACCCATCATTTGCCCAACTTTCTATGGGTATGAGCAGCGATTATAAAATAGCCGTAGCCCAAGGCAGCACTATGGTTAGAATTGGCAGTACTATTTTTGGAACACGATAA